In Xanthomonas sp. SI, the following are encoded in one genomic region:
- a CDS encoding M3 family metallopeptidase, producing the protein MTTRLALALAATLGLAMPAYANAATPAASQAATQANPFFAESPLPLHYPQFDRIKDSDFAPAFDAGMAQQLKEVEAIANQKAKPSFDNTIVAMEKSGQVLDRATTVFFNLVGADTNDARKQLQAEYSGKFAAHRDTISLNPKLFARIQALYDTRNQLGLDAQGVRLVEKYYSDFVRDGAKLGDADKTKLKAMNAELAKLGTQFSQNVLAEVNAAAVVVDDVKQLDGLSDEQIASAAEAAKARKLDGKYVIALLNTTGQPPLTQLKDRALRQKIYEASVSRGSHGGKYDNTALVSRIMSLRAERAKLLGYPNHAAYSLEDQTAKTPEAVNAMLGKLAPAAVANAKREAADLQAMIDKEQKAAGKPSFTLAAWDWAYYTEKVRQAKYDFDESQLKPYFELKNVLENGVFYAANQEYGLTFKQRTDLPTYRDDLLVYDVFDADGKQLAIFIADMYARESKRGGAWMNSYVSQSALTGYKPVVANHLNIPKPPAGQPTLLTWDEVTTAFHEFGHALHGMFSDVKYPYFSGTSVPRDFVEFPSQVNEMWADDPAILKHYAKHYQSGAPMPQALLDKVVAAAKFNQGFATTEYLGAAMLDQRWHQLGAGQVPPASGVMDFEAKALAADGIAYAPVPPRYRTPYFSHIMGGYAAGYYAYIWSEVLDANTQQWFKQHGGLSRANGDRFRQTLLSRGGSVDAMQLFQDFAGHAPKIEPLLEKRGLTPGGGDGAMPQTPAGKD; encoded by the coding sequence ATGACCACCCGCCTCGCCCTCGCACTCGCCGCCACGCTCGGACTCGCCATGCCTGCCTACGCCAACGCCGCCACGCCCGCCGCTTCGCAAGCGGCCACGCAGGCCAATCCGTTCTTCGCCGAAAGTCCGTTGCCGCTGCACTACCCGCAGTTCGACCGGATCAAGGACAGCGACTTCGCCCCGGCCTTCGACGCTGGCATGGCGCAGCAGCTGAAGGAAGTGGAGGCGATCGCCAACCAGAAGGCCAAGCCGAGTTTCGACAACACCATCGTGGCGATGGAGAAGAGCGGCCAGGTGCTGGATCGCGCGACCACGGTGTTCTTCAACCTGGTCGGCGCCGACACCAACGATGCGCGCAAGCAGCTGCAGGCCGAGTACTCGGGCAAGTTCGCCGCGCACCGCGACACGATCTCGCTCAATCCCAAGCTGTTCGCGCGCATCCAGGCGCTTTACGACACCCGCAACCAGCTCGGCCTGGACGCGCAGGGCGTGCGCCTGGTCGAGAAGTACTACAGCGATTTCGTGCGCGACGGCGCCAAGCTCGGCGATGCCGACAAGACCAAGCTCAAGGCGATGAACGCCGAGCTGGCCAAGCTCGGCACCCAGTTCAGCCAGAACGTGCTGGCCGAAGTGAATGCGGCCGCGGTGGTGGTGGACGACGTCAAGCAGCTCGACGGCCTGTCCGACGAACAGATCGCCTCGGCGGCCGAAGCGGCCAAGGCGCGCAAGCTCGACGGCAAGTACGTGATCGCGCTGCTCAACACCACCGGCCAGCCGCCGCTGACCCAGCTCAAGGACCGCGCGCTGCGGCAGAAGATCTACGAAGCCTCGGTGTCGCGCGGCAGCCACGGCGGCAAGTACGACAACACCGCGCTGGTGTCGCGGATCATGAGCCTGCGCGCCGAACGCGCCAAGCTGCTGGGCTACCCGAACCACGCCGCCTACTCGCTGGAAGACCAGACCGCCAAGACTCCCGAAGCGGTCAACGCGATGCTCGGCAAGCTGGCCCCGGCCGCGGTCGCCAACGCCAAGCGCGAGGCCGCCGACCTGCAGGCGATGATCGACAAGGAACAGAAGGCCGCAGGCAAGCCGAGCTTCACCCTCGCCGCCTGGGACTGGGCCTATTACACCGAGAAGGTGCGCCAGGCCAAGTATGACTTCGACGAGTCGCAGCTCAAGCCCTACTTCGAACTGAAGAACGTGCTGGAGAACGGCGTGTTCTACGCCGCCAACCAGGAGTACGGGCTGACCTTCAAGCAGCGCACCGACCTGCCGACCTACCGCGACGACCTGCTGGTCTACGATGTGTTCGACGCCGACGGCAAGCAACTGGCGATCTTCATCGCCGACATGTACGCGCGCGAATCCAAGCGCGGCGGCGCGTGGATGAATTCCTACGTCTCGCAGTCGGCGCTGACCGGCTACAAGCCGGTGGTCGCCAACCACCTCAACATTCCCAAGCCGCCAGCCGGCCAGCCCACGCTGCTGACCTGGGACGAGGTCACCACCGCGTTCCACGAGTTCGGCCATGCGCTGCACGGCATGTTCTCCGACGTGAAGTACCCGTACTTCTCCGGCACCAGCGTGCCGCGCGATTTCGTCGAGTTCCCGTCGCAGGTCAACGAGATGTGGGCGGACGACCCGGCCATCCTCAAGCACTACGCCAAGCACTACCAGAGCGGCGCGCCGATGCCGCAGGCCTTGCTGGACAAGGTGGTGGCCGCGGCCAAGTTCAACCAGGGCTTCGCCACCACCGAATACCTGGGCGCGGCGATGCTCGACCAGCGCTGGCACCAGCTCGGCGCCGGCCAGGTGCCGCCGGCATCCGGGGTGATGGACTTCGAGGCCAAGGCGCTGGCCGCCGACGGCATCGCCTACGCGCCGGTGCCGCCGCGCTACCGCACGCCCTACTTCAGCCACATCATGGGCGGCTACGCGGCCGGCTACTACGCCTACATCTGGTCCGAGGTGCTGGACGCCAACACCCAGCAGTGGTTCAAGCAGCATGGCGGGCTCAGCCGCGCCAACGGCGACCGCTTCCGCCAGACCCTGCTGTCGCGCGGCGGCAGCGTCGATGCGATGCAGCTGTTCCAGGACTTCGCCGGACACGCGCCGAAGATCGAGCCGTTGCTGGAAAAACGCGGCCTGACCCCGGGCGGCGGCGACGGCGCCATGCCGCAGACGCCGGCCGGCAAGGACTGA
- a CDS encoding amidohydrolase family protein — MKAIFGLCVAACAAWAAPAWSAQTLRYVVLVDGGKQAGQQNVSVGDDGITRVDYVFKDNGRGPELKEQYTLAADGTFKTYQVQGTSTFGAPVDERFSRDGERVQWKSTSDQGERRVAAGAQYWPLGGTPAATSAAVTALSRRADGKLPLIPSGALTLRKLQQAQVGQGNSARKVQLVALTGVGFTPTFAWLTTDTTPRLFAFIAPGWMQLIETGYEKDADALEAAQKQAEATALVELQQRLAHPLPGTTLIRNARVFDSEHATLGAASDVLLRDGKIVSVVATGSAPAQAQQVVDAQGRVLLPGLFDMHGHVGRWDGGLHLAAGVTTVRDMGNDNATLQQVMQEERAGQLLMPSLVACGFLEGESPMAARNGFVISTQAQANEAVDWYAAHSYVGIKIYNSFPQALVRDTAAYAHAKGLRVSGHIPVHMLAHEAVEQGYDEIQHINQVLLNFYATHDTDTRTLERFYLPAKRTADLDFDSAPVQAFVQELAKRQIVIDSTVATFDFIRQRPGELSQAYAAVAGHLPPDVQRGLRSAEFDIPDDATAALYDRSYEKMIAFVGRLYLAGVPLVAGTDATPGFTLQREIELYVQAGLTPAQALQVATWNGAKYSRTLDSRGSIAPGKRADLLLVDGDPTRDIADLRKVALVVKQGTAYYPSEVYAALGIEPFAAPARIATVED; from the coding sequence ATGAAAGCGATCTTCGGCTTGTGCGTGGCCGCGTGCGCGGCATGGGCGGCACCGGCGTGGTCGGCGCAGACGTTGCGCTACGTGGTGCTGGTGGACGGCGGCAAGCAGGCCGGGCAGCAGAACGTCAGCGTCGGCGACGACGGCATCACCCGGGTCGACTACGTGTTCAAGGACAATGGCCGTGGCCCGGAACTGAAGGAGCAGTACACGCTCGCCGCCGACGGCACCTTCAAGACCTACCAGGTGCAGGGCACCTCCACCTTCGGTGCGCCGGTGGACGAGCGCTTCAGCCGCGACGGCGAGCGCGTGCAGTGGAAGTCCACGTCCGACCAGGGCGAGCGGCGCGTGGCCGCCGGCGCGCAGTACTGGCCGCTCGGCGGCACCCCGGCGGCGACCTCGGCGGCGGTGACCGCGCTGAGCCGCCGCGCCGACGGCAAGCTGCCGCTGATTCCCAGCGGCGCGCTGACCCTGCGCAAGCTGCAGCAGGCGCAGGTCGGCCAGGGCAACAGCGCGCGCAAGGTGCAACTGGTGGCGTTGACCGGGGTCGGCTTCACCCCCACCTTCGCCTGGCTCACCACCGACACCACGCCGCGCCTGTTCGCATTCATCGCGCCGGGCTGGATGCAACTGATCGAGACTGGCTACGAAAAGGATGCCGACGCGCTGGAAGCGGCGCAGAAGCAGGCCGAAGCCACCGCCCTGGTCGAGTTGCAGCAGCGCCTGGCGCATCCCTTGCCCGGCACCACGCTGATCCGCAACGCGCGGGTGTTCGACAGCGAGCACGCCACGCTCGGCGCCGCCTCCGACGTGCTGCTGCGCGACGGCAAGATCGTCTCGGTGGTCGCCACCGGCAGCGCGCCGGCGCAGGCGCAGCAGGTGGTCGATGCGCAGGGGCGGGTGCTGCTGCCCGGCCTGTTCGACATGCATGGGCACGTCGGCCGCTGGGACGGCGGCCTACACCTGGCCGCCGGCGTCACCACCGTGCGCGACATGGGCAACGACAACGCCACGCTGCAGCAGGTGATGCAGGAAGAACGCGCCGGCCAGTTGCTGATGCCGAGCCTGGTCGCCTGCGGCTTCCTGGAGGGCGAGAGCCCGATGGCGGCGCGCAACGGCTTCGTGATCAGCACCCAGGCGCAGGCCAACGAAGCGGTCGACTGGTATGCCGCGCACAGCTACGTCGGCATCAAGATCTACAACTCGTTTCCACAGGCGCTGGTGCGCGACACCGCCGCCTACGCGCACGCCAAGGGCCTGCGCGTCAGCGGGCACATTCCGGTGCACATGCTCGCGCACGAGGCGGTGGAGCAGGGCTACGACGAGATCCAGCACATCAACCAGGTGCTGCTGAACTTCTACGCTACCCACGACACCGATACGCGCACGCTGGAGCGCTTCTACCTGCCGGCCAAGCGCACCGCCGACCTGGATTTCGACTCGGCGCCGGTGCAGGCCTTCGTGCAGGAACTGGCCAAGCGGCAGATCGTCATCGATTCGACCGTGGCCACCTTCGACTTCATCCGCCAGCGCCCGGGCGAACTGTCGCAGGCCTATGCCGCGGTCGCCGGGCATCTGCCGCCGGACGTGCAGCGCGGGCTGCGCAGTGCCGAGTTCGACATTCCCGACGACGCCACCGCGGCGCTGTACGACCGTTCCTACGAGAAGATGATCGCCTTCGTCGGGCGGCTGTATCTCGCCGGCGTGCCGCTGGTGGCCGGCACCGATGCCACCCCCGGCTTCACCCTGCAGCGCGAGATCGAACTGTACGTGCAGGCCGGGCTGACCCCGGCGCAGGCGCTGCAGGTGGCGACCTGGAACGGCGCCAAGTACTCGCGCACGCTGGACAGCCGCGGCTCGATCGCGCCCGGCAAGCGCGCCGACCTGCTGCTGGTCGATGGCGACCCGACCCGCGACATCGCCGACCTGCGCAAGGTCGCGCTGGTGGTCAAGCAGGGCACGGCGTACTACCCCAGCGAGGTCTACGCGGCGCTGGGCATCGAACCGTTCGCCGCGCCCGCGCGCATCGCCACCGTCGAGGATTGA
- a CDS encoding glutathione peroxidase: MDTPTTAYAFTADDLDGRPQPLSDYAGKVLLIVNVASKCGFTPQYAGLEALWRQYRERGLVVLGFPCDQFGHQEPGDADEIKRFCALTYEVDFPMFAKVQVNGDAAHPLWQWLKQQKSGLLGIAAIKWNFSKFLVGRDGRVLARYAPTDKPEALAADIERALG; this comes from the coding sequence ATGGACACGCCGACCACCGCCTACGCCTTCACCGCCGACGACCTCGACGGCCGCCCGCAACCGCTGTCCGACTATGCGGGCAAGGTGCTGCTGATCGTCAACGTCGCCTCCAAGTGCGGCTTCACCCCGCAATACGCCGGGCTGGAAGCGCTGTGGCGGCAGTACCGCGAGCGCGGGCTGGTGGTGCTCGGCTTCCCTTGCGACCAGTTCGGCCACCAGGAACCCGGCGACGCAGACGAGATCAAGCGCTTCTGCGCGCTGACCTACGAGGTCGATTTCCCGATGTTCGCCAAGGTGCAGGTCAACGGCGACGCCGCGCATCCGCTGTGGCAATGGCTCAAGCAGCAGAAATCCGGGCTGCTCGGCATCGCCGCGATCAAGTGGAACTTCAGCAAGTTCCTGGTCGGCCGCGACGGCCGGGTGCTGGCGCGCTATGCGCCGACCGACAAGCCTGAAGCGCTGGCGGCGGACATCGAGCGCGCGCTGGGTTGA
- a CDS encoding ferredoxin--NADP reductase: MSSAFGPETVLDVRHWTDDYFSFTTTRNEGFRFDNGQFVMIGLETETRPLLRAYSIASANWEERLEFFSIKVPDGPLTSRLQHIKPGDAVLVGKKPTGTLLISDLHPGRHLYLLGTGTGLAPWLSVIKDPETYERFDKVILTHGVRFEKDLAYRDYFEHELPQHEFLGETIREKLLYYPAVTREDFRNRGRLTELLESGQMQQTLGLPPLNPEYDRAMICGSPQMLADLRQTLDARGFVASSRIGTPGHYVFERAFVEK; encoded by the coding sequence ATGTCCTCTGCTTTTGGCCCCGAAACGGTGCTCGACGTCCGCCATTGGACGGACGACTACTTCAGCTTCACCACCACCCGCAACGAAGGCTTCCGCTTCGACAACGGCCAGTTCGTGATGATCGGCCTGGAGACGGAGACGCGGCCGCTGCTGCGCGCCTACTCCATCGCCAGCGCCAACTGGGAAGAGCGGCTGGAGTTCTTCAGCATCAAGGTGCCGGACGGCCCGCTGACCTCGCGCCTGCAGCACATCAAGCCGGGCGATGCGGTGCTGGTCGGCAAGAAGCCCACCGGCACCCTGCTGATCAGCGACCTGCACCCGGGCCGGCACCTGTACCTGCTCGGCACCGGCACCGGCCTGGCGCCGTGGCTGTCGGTGATCAAGGATCCGGAAACCTACGAGCGCTTCGACAAGGTGATCCTGACCCACGGCGTGCGTTTCGAAAAAGACCTGGCCTACCGCGACTACTTCGAGCACGAGCTGCCGCAGCACGAGTTCCTCGGCGAGACCATCCGCGAGAAACTGCTGTACTACCCGGCGGTGACCCGCGAGGACTTCCGCAACCGCGGCCGCCTCACCGAACTGCTGGAAAGCGGGCAGATGCAGCAGACCCTGGGCCTGCCGCCGCTGAACCCGGAATACGACCGGGCGATGATCTGCGGCAGCCCGCAGATGCTGGCCGACCTGCGCCAGACCCTGGACGCGCGGGGCTTCGTCGCCTCCTCGAGGATCGGCACGCCGGGCCATTACGTGTTCGAGCGCGCCTTCGTCGAGAAGTGA
- a CDS encoding ABC transporter ATP-binding protein yields the protein MASPSSVHGAPRPSPRTGPSLRERFDAMRNLPPFLRQIWQTSPWLTLTSIGLRVLRALIPVASLYIGKLIIDEAIHLVGQSPGFTSFGEALASGRLQRLLELLALELALAIGSDLLGRLVSYADTLLSELFNNVTSVQLMEHAAQLDLEDFEDPEQQDKLDRARRQTMGRMNLMSQLFGQVQDAITVVSFAIGLVVYAPWLMLLLAVALIPAFVGEAHFNALGYSLNFQWTAERRQLDYLRQVGASVETAKEVKIFNLHSFLIERYRALADRFFQANRALARKRMLWGTLLAALGTLGYYAAYGYIAWRTVRGDFSIGDLTFLAGSFLRLRQLLEGLLIGFSQVAGQALYLDDLYSFFRIVPEIRTRPGAVPVPRPIVRGFVFENVGFRYPDAEQWAVRHLDFELRAGEVLALVGENGAGKTTLVKLLARLYDPDEGRILLDGRDLRDYDLDDLRANLGVIFQDFVRYHLTAGENIGVGRVDSMDDAARIRAAAQRAMASELIEGLPHGYDQLIGRRFKTGVDLSGGQWQKIAIARAYMRDAQVMILDEPTAALDARSEFEVFQRFKELSDNRTAVLISHRFSSVRMADRILVLAGGQIEASGTHAELMAQGGRYAELFELQAAGYR from the coding sequence ATGGCTTCCCCTTCTTCTGTCCACGGCGCGCCGCGCCCGTCTCCCCGTACCGGCCCCAGCCTGCGCGAGCGCTTCGACGCAATGCGCAACCTGCCGCCGTTCCTGCGCCAGATCTGGCAGACCAGCCCCTGGCTGACCCTGACCAGCATCGGCCTGCGCGTGCTGCGTGCGCTGATCCCGGTGGCCTCGCTGTACATCGGCAAGCTGATCATCGACGAAGCGATCCACCTGGTCGGGCAGTCGCCCGGCTTCACCTCGTTCGGCGAGGCGCTGGCCAGCGGGCGGCTGCAGCGGCTGCTGGAATTGCTGGCGCTGGAACTGGCGCTGGCGATCGGTTCGGACCTGCTCGGGCGGCTGGTCAGCTATGCCGACACGCTGCTGTCGGAGCTGTTCAACAACGTCACCAGCGTGCAGTTGATGGAGCATGCCGCGCAGCTGGACCTGGAGGATTTCGAGGACCCGGAGCAGCAGGACAAGCTCGACCGCGCGCGGCGCCAGACCATGGGCCGGATGAACCTGATGAGCCAGCTGTTCGGCCAGGTGCAGGACGCGATCACCGTGGTCAGCTTCGCGATCGGCCTGGTGGTGTATGCGCCGTGGCTGATGCTGCTGCTGGCCGTCGCGCTGATCCCGGCGTTCGTCGGCGAGGCGCATTTCAACGCGCTGGGCTATTCGCTGAACTTCCAGTGGACCGCGGAGCGGCGCCAGCTCGACTACTTGCGCCAGGTCGGCGCCAGCGTCGAGACCGCCAAGGAAGTGAAGATCTTCAACCTGCACAGCTTCCTGATCGAGCGCTACCGCGCGCTGGCCGATCGCTTCTTCCAGGCCAACCGCGCGCTGGCGCGCAAGCGCATGCTGTGGGGCACGCTGCTGGCGGCATTGGGCACGCTGGGCTACTACGCCGCTTATGGCTACATCGCCTGGCGCACGGTGCGCGGCGATTTCAGCATCGGCGACCTGACCTTCCTGGCCGGCAGTTTCCTGCGCCTGCGCCAGCTGCTGGAAGGGCTGTTGATCGGGTTTTCGCAGGTGGCCGGCCAGGCGCTGTACCTGGACGACCTGTATTCGTTCTTCCGCATCGTGCCGGAGATCCGCACCCGCCCCGGCGCGGTGCCGGTGCCGCGGCCGATCGTGCGCGGCTTCGTGTTCGAGAACGTCGGCTTCCGCTATCCGGACGCCGAACAGTGGGCGGTGCGGCACCTGGACTTCGAGCTGCGCGCCGGCGAGGTGCTGGCGCTGGTCGGCGAGAACGGCGCCGGCAAGACCACCCTGGTCAAGCTGCTGGCGCGGCTGTACGACCCGGACGAGGGCCGCATCCTGCTCGACGGCCGCGACCTGCGCGACTACGACCTGGACGACCTGCGCGCCAACCTGGGGGTGATCTTCCAGGACTTCGTGCGCTACCACCTCACTGCCGGCGAGAACATCGGCGTCGGCCGGGTCGATTCGATGGACGACGCGGCGCGGATCCGCGCCGCCGCGCAGCGGGCGATGGCCAGCGAGCTGATCGAAGGCCTGCCGCACGGCTACGACCAGTTGATCGGACGCCGCTTCAAGACCGGCGTGGACCTGTCCGGCGGGCAGTGGCAGAAGATCGCGATCGCGCGCGCCTACATGCGCGATGCGCAGGTGATGATCCTCGACGAACCGACCGCGGCGCTGGACGCGCGCAGCGAGTTCGAGGTGTTCCAGCGCTTCAAGGAACTGTCCGACAACCGCACCGCAGTGCTGATCTCGCACCGCTTCTCCAGCGTGCGCATGGCCGACCGCATCCTGGTCCTGGCCGGCGGCCAGATCGAGGCCAGCGGCACCCATGCCGAACTGATGGCGCAAGGCGGCCGCTACGCGGAGCTGTTCGAATTGCAGGCCGCTGGGTATCGTTGA
- a CDS encoding arginine deiminase-related protein: MSEKFLAGGAAADDTDLALAEPQAQGCSAAHAGHRLLMCAPQHFAVDYVINPWMEGNVHAASRERAQAQWNALVAAAEAAGAQVERIAPAAGLPDMVFSANAGLVLGDSFVPSRFRHAERRGEEALFADWCRRAGFRIRALGEDVRFEGAGDALLERGARRLWMGHGHRSDLVAAHELADLLDIEVMPLRLVDPRFYHLDTCFCPLRDGYLLYYPAAFDDYAQQAIARRIPPARRIAVSEADALAFACNAVDLDQSVLLNRASPELCAALARIGYRVVQTPLDEFLKAGGAAKCLTLRLDE; this comes from the coding sequence ATGAGCGAGAAATTCCTGGCAGGTGGCGCGGCCGCGGACGACACGGACCTGGCATTGGCCGAGCCGCAAGCACAGGGCTGCAGCGCCGCCCACGCAGGCCATCGCCTGCTGATGTGCGCGCCGCAGCACTTCGCCGTGGACTACGTGATCAACCCCTGGATGGAAGGCAACGTCCACGCCGCCAGCCGCGAGCGCGCGCAGGCGCAGTGGAACGCGCTGGTCGCCGCAGCCGAGGCGGCCGGCGCCCAGGTCGAGCGGATCGCTCCGGCCGCCGGCCTGCCGGACATGGTCTTCAGTGCCAACGCCGGCCTGGTGCTCGGCGACAGCTTCGTGCCCAGCCGCTTCCGCCACGCCGAGCGCCGTGGCGAGGAAGCGCTGTTCGCCGACTGGTGCCGCCGCGCCGGCTTCCGCATCCGCGCGCTGGGCGAGGACGTGCGTTTCGAGGGCGCCGGCGACGCGCTGCTGGAGCGCGGCGCACGCCGGCTGTGGATGGGCCACGGCCATCGCAGCGACCTGGTCGCCGCGCACGAGCTGGCCGACCTATTGGACATCGAGGTGATGCCGCTGCGCCTAGTCGATCCGCGCTTCTACCACCTGGACACCTGCTTCTGCCCGCTGCGCGACGGCTACCTGCTGTACTACCCGGCCGCCTTCGACGACTACGCCCAGCAGGCGATCGCCCGCCGCATCCCGCCGGCGCGGCGCATCGCGGTGAGCGAGGCCGATGCCCTCGCCTTCGCCTGCAACGCGGTGGACCTGGACCAGAGCGTGCTGCTCAACCGCGCCTCGCCAGAGCTGTGCGCTGCCCTGGCGCGGATCGGCTACCGCGTGGTGCAGACCCCGCTGGACGAATTCCTCAAGGCTGGCGGCGCGGCCAAGTGCCTGACCCTGCGCCTGGACGAGTGA
- a CDS encoding carboxymuconolactone decarboxylase family protein has protein sequence MHFHRVDYTRHEPAAFRALLTASQQVHEGVLGHELAELVFLRVSQLNGCAYCIDMHATALRKASIEPRKLDTVAGWRESRFFDPRERLALAWAEALTTLPSGAPPQDAYDALSAHFDEHGISALTMAIAIINAWNRLGVGLQPAMP, from the coding sequence ATGCACTTCCATCGCGTCGACTACACCCGCCACGAACCCGCCGCCTTCCGCGCCCTGCTCACCGCCAGCCAGCAGGTGCACGAGGGCGTGCTCGGCCACGAACTGGCCGAACTGGTGTTCCTGCGCGTGTCCCAGCTAAACGGCTGCGCCTATTGCATCGACATGCACGCCACCGCGCTGCGTAAGGCCAGCATCGAACCGCGCAAGCTCGACACCGTCGCCGGCTGGCGCGAGAGCCGCTTCTTCGATCCGCGCGAACGGCTGGCGCTGGCCTGGGCCGAGGCGCTCACCACGCTGCCGTCCGGCGCGCCGCCGCAGGACGCCTACGACGCCCTGTCGGCGCACTTCGACGAACACGGCATCAGCGCGCTGACCATGGCCATCGCCATCATCAACGCCTGGAACCGGCTCGGCGTAGGCCTGCAACCGGCAATGCCGTAA
- a CDS encoding RNA polymerase sigma-70 factor: MSPDPTFESQRPRLFGLAYRLLGSRSDAEDVLQDAWLRWQASDRAAIRDPEAWLVTATTRLGLDRLRAARSARVHYTGPWLPEPLEIAEDTDPAAHHARAEQVSVAFLALLERLGPEERAAFLLKEAFDYDYAQIGQLLGHAEANCRQLVHRARERLKAGRPRFAVAPERHRHLLERFMHASQQGDRGAIVALLDANARMFSDGGGKVTATLRPLLGAERIAMLYWAVARRGLGLQARIGTVNGEPAILRFIGTRLHSAVLVVIDGERIVEVLTLMNPDKLPALAGADAAASG; encoded by the coding sequence ATGAGCCCCGATCCCACCTTCGAATCCCAACGTCCCCGGCTGTTCGGCCTGGCCTATCGCCTGCTCGGCAGCCGCAGCGACGCCGAGGACGTGCTGCAGGACGCCTGGCTGCGCTGGCAGGCCAGCGACCGCGCCGCGATCCGCGACCCCGAGGCCTGGCTGGTGACCGCCACCACCCGGCTCGGGCTGGACCGGCTGCGCGCCGCGCGCAGCGCCCGCGTCCACTACACCGGTCCGTGGCTGCCCGAGCCGCTGGAGATCGCCGAGGACACCGATCCGGCCGCGCACCACGCGCGCGCCGAGCAGGTGTCGGTGGCGTTCCTGGCGCTGCTGGAACGGCTGGGTCCGGAGGAGCGTGCCGCGTTCCTGCTGAAGGAGGCGTTCGACTACGACTACGCGCAGATCGGCCAGCTGCTCGGGCATGCCGAAGCCAACTGCCGGCAGCTGGTGCACCGCGCGCGCGAACGGCTCAAGGCCGGCCGGCCGCGCTTCGCGGTGGCGCCGGAGCGCCACCGGCACCTGCTGGAGCGCTTCATGCACGCCTCGCAGCAGGGCGACCGCGGCGCGATCGTGGCCCTGCTCGACGCCAACGCGCGGATGTTCTCCGACGGCGGCGGCAAGGTCACCGCAACGCTGCGCCCGCTGCTCGGCGCCGAGCGCATCGCCATGCTGTATTGGGCGGTGGCGCGGCGCGGCCTGGGCCTGCAGGCGCGGATCGGCACGGTCAACGGCGAGCCGGCGATCCTGCGCTTCATCGGCACCCGGCTGCATTCGGCGGTGCTGGTGGTGATCGACGGCGAGCGCATCGTCGAGGTGCTGACCCTGATGAATCCGGACAAGCTGCCGGCGCTGGCCGGCGCGGACGCTGCCGCGAGCGGCTGA